A genomic window from Polaribacter gangjinensis includes:
- the nirK gene encoding copper-containing nitrite reductase, with amino-acid sequence MNILKTLGIIITSLLLISCNKNEKNEIAIVDPAEIYIKGTIDAELTSPPFVPAPVGNRVAKKLLVNMEIIEKEGTMSDGVTYVYWTFGGSVPGSFIRTRIGDVVEFTLSNHPDNKLPHNIDLHAVTGPGGGAESSFVAPGQQKTFSFKTLNPGLYVYHCATAPVGMHIANGMYGLILVEPEGGLPPVDKEYYIMQGDFYTKGANGERGLQAFDMNKAIKEDADYVVFNGKVGALTGDNAITANVGETVRLFVGNGGPNLTSSFHVIGEIFDNVHIEGGSTISKNIQTTSIPAGGAAIVDFKVDVPGTFILVDHAIFRAFNKGALGMLKVSGKENKTLYSGVKQEGIYHPEGSTIQTMPDENGKKTAEVKVVEKSLTQKMKDGKQVYMNTCFACHQSEGQGIEGAFPPLAKSDYLNADVKRSIGIVLNGKTGEITVNGKKYNSVMTKQTLTEVEVADVMTYIYNSWGNNKTNVTVDLVKQVKNKN; translated from the coding sequence ATGAATATTTTAAAAACACTAGGAATTATTATTACAAGTTTATTGTTGATAAGCTGTAATAAAAATGAAAAGAACGAAATAGCAATCGTAGATCCTGCAGAAATCTATATCAAAGGTACAATAGATGCAGAGTTAACTTCTCCTCCTTTTGTTCCTGCTCCTGTAGGTAACAGAGTTGCTAAAAAATTATTAGTAAATATGGAAATAATTGAAAAGGAGGGGACTATGTCTGATGGTGTTACTTATGTATATTGGACATTTGGTGGCTCAGTGCCTGGCAGCTTTATTAGAACGAGAATTGGTGATGTTGTTGAATTTACCTTATCAAATCATCCTGATAATAAACTGCCTCATAATATTGATTTACATGCAGTTACAGGGCCTGGTGGTGGTGCAGAATCATCTTTTGTTGCTCCAGGACAACAAAAAACCTTTTCTTTCAAAACATTAAACCCTGGTTTGTATGTATATCATTGTGCAACTGCTCCAGTTGGTATGCACATTGCAAACGGAATGTATGGATTAATTTTAGTTGAACCAGAAGGTGGTTTACCTCCAGTTGATAAAGAATACTACATTATGCAAGGTGATTTTTACACAAAAGGAGCCAATGGTGAACGTGGTTTACAAGCTTTTGATATGAATAAAGCCATAAAAGAAGATGCTGACTACGTAGTTTTTAACGGAAAAGTTGGTGCTTTGACTGGTGATAATGCTATTACTGCAAATGTTGGTGAAACTGTAAGATTATTTGTTGGAAATGGAGGACCCAACTTAACTTCTTCATTTCATGTAATTGGTGAAATTTTCGATAACGTTCATATTGAGGGAGGATCTACAATAAGTAAAAATATTCAAACTACATCAATTCCTGCTGGTGGTGCAGCAATCGTTGATTTTAAAGTTGACGTGCCTGGAACTTTTATTCTCGTAGATCACGCCATCTTCAGAGCTTTCAATAAAGGAGCTTTGGGAATGCTAAAAGTTTCTGGAAAAGAAAACAAAACCTTGTATAGTGGAGTAAAACAAGAGGGAATTTATCATCCTGAAGGCAGTACAATTCAAACTATGCCTGATGAAAATGGAAAAAAGACTGCTGAAGTTAAAGTGGTTGAGAAATCATTAACACAAAAAATGAAAGATGGAAAACAGGTATATATGAATACTTGCTTTGCATGTCATCAATCTGAAGGTCAAGGTATTGAAGGTGCATTTCCTCCACTCGCTAAATCTGATTACTTAAATGCTGATGTAAAAAGATCTATCGGAATTGTATTGAATGGAAAAACGGGTGAGATTACTGTAAACGGAAAAAAATACAATAGTGTAATGACCAAACAAACCCTTACAGAAGTTGAAGTGGCTGATGTGATGACTTATATCTACAATTCTTGGGGAAATAATAAAACCAATGTAACAGTTGATTTGGTAAAACAAGTTAAAAATAAAAATTAA